Part of the Oncorhynchus masou masou isolate Uvic2021 chromosome 18, UVic_Omas_1.1, whole genome shotgun sequence genome, TAGTTCAATACATCCTAGCTACTTTGTGATAAATTATCACatctaaatctgaaatgtcatagacaAACAATTGCAAGAACAGATCACTCTGGAATCAGATTTGAACACAATGTGTAATTGAGCCTATTAAACACAAAAATGTGTTTTCACGTGAGAATTAGGAAGGTCTGATATCGAAAAAGGacattatttcattttttttgttgtaaaAACAGTGTGTCGTTCCAGTAGTTAGTTACTTTTTTTGCAGTGTAGCAGTATAAATACTGAAAAAAACCCACCAAGATTTGAAAAAAGTTCatctaccaccaagctactgcaaaatgtagttaaacaacatgtagttcactactccccaacactgcatGTGGACTACTTACATAACATCTACATCTGACCAATCAAGCCCATTGAGGCAGTGTTAAGTGTACTTACGGTGACAGGATAAGTCTGTAGCGCGTCCCCATCCTCCTGGTAGGTATAGCTGCCAAGTAGCTTACCCTCCTCCTGGTATTCATCATCCAGACCCTGGAAACCGACGACACAGTTAGAAAACAGCAGAGAGCTACAGCAGTAAGTGGGTCAATCAGTACTGCTTCACCAGAGCACATTCACAGAAAACGTGACTGACTTGAGCATCTACTAGGTGTTCTTCTGAATGGCTTGTAAAGACAGAAATAACAAACATGTGGCATGTTAAATTGGGTAAGCAGTGTGGCTTACATAGACGTTAAACTGGCGTGGGGCGCTGTCGATGTTGCCTGTTGGCGACAGGTCTTTGGGGATGTGCTCCAATGAGAAAGCAGAGGGCACGATCCTCATGGAGAGACGCATCACCAGGTAACCATGGGAACCCTGAAACGCCCAGCAGTTCCCTGGATGGACATCGGGCTTcagtggaaaagagagagagagagcattgatCAGACCAGTGGCTGAATGTGTTGGCTAGGCAGTATCAGGAACTAAAACTCTCCCAATATAATCCATTAATGAAATCACCAAGCCATCAAAAGACTAGTCCTCATGTGGTGACTTGAGTCGTACCTGTATGACCACACGAGGAGACTGTGAGAAGTACCAGAGTGGGAGGCCGAAAAGACTCATCAGTGCCGTCTTTGTCTCAAACGTCTCAGAGCAGCGAGTGCCCAGGATGTTGCCACCTGCACACACGTAGCAATGATGTCACTTTCACGACCGTGCACAATGTCAGCCACCCTCACAACGAGGGCATAGCTGAAGCCAGTCATAGCAGAAACAGTGTACTGTGCAAAGCCAAAACATATCATTCTAAATAATAGGCAGTAGACAAACAGTCAACGTAGGTCTCCACgccccaccaccacaacagctGTGAAACTTTACCTCCAGACTCCAGAGCGTAGTCCACCAGGCCGGTCCGATCCTGGGAGTAGAGTTTCAGAGCATTCTTCACCATCAGCTGCACATGCTGGAGGAGCAAGAGGAGAACAGAGTTGTTGGGTGAGGAACTGGAATAATGCAGACAGACAAGAAATAAGTAATTGAGAACACCAAAACACTGAATCTAATTTAAAACGATATTAACAAAAAGTATATATgtcctcccgagtggtgcagcggtctaaggcactgcatggcaGTGTTGCGCCGTCACTTCCGGCCGTGACctaggctgtgtcacaaccggctgtgactgGGAGTCCGATAGGGCGGCGCTCAATttgcccagcatcatccgggttaggggagggtttggcccgggggaggctttacttggctcatcgcactcAAACAAACAACCTACCTCCTCGGACATCCCGGCCCCAACAGTGTGCATCACGGTCTGAGAGACCGTCTCAGTGCTGAGCATCTCCTGCCTGGCCCTGTTCTCCTCAAGCTGCAGGCTCACGTTCTGCAGGATGCTGAGCTCCAGGGAGGCCAGAGAGGCCTGCAGGTCTGCCCCGCTCACATAACGCTCAGAGAGCCACTGCATTAGCGACTCAGGGAGTTCCTTCTCCCCGGGTTTGGAATCTCCGGCCTGCTCACTGCCGTAGAACAGGATCCACAGCTCCCGCCTCACCTGCTCAGACACCTGCTCAGACACCTGTCACGACCACAGAGGTCAAGGGTCGACAGAGGGATTTATACAAAAGATCTCCAGAAAAAAAATATTATGCTGAGATTCAGTCAGATATAATATTGAGTGTCTATACAGGACCAGCTATTCAAAGCAATGGAAGAGGCCATCTGGAAAGGCACATGCTGGAGCAATGCATgtatagaacagagagagagcgcaagcaACTCACCATGTCATGGAGTTGGTCCAAGCGGTCCCCCATGCCCTGGCATCCCATCACCCCCTGCAGGTCCTGCCGAATGCTCCCCAGTGCCGCCTCCAGCCGTTGCACCTCCGCCAGCAAGGCATCATGGGACTCACTGTCCGCACCCACAATTGAAGGGCACACACAGGGAGCAATATTCAACACAACTCGTGATTTCATTCAATTATTACAATCCAAAGGGTTTTGTGCTGAACTCACCTGACTGGCGCAGGAACTGGCGTGGCACTGGCAGTCTCAACTTGCCTCCTCTGCACCTCCTGAAGACATCATCAACATAACATGGATATATGACAACAAATACATTTTATACAGCTTCTACAGTAAGGTCTGTACATTTATATAAAATATTttacctctatttaaccaggcaagtcgatTAAGAACAAATTATAATTTACAGTGAGGGCAAAAGGCCTTCTGTGGGGATGGGGGCTATACATAGAACGTAGTATAGGATCTATGGATGTGTACCTCTGTCTTGGCAGCCAGTGTCTGCAGTAGAACCTCTAGTTGAGCAAGACGAGACTCTTGGCCCTGCTGCTGCACCACAACCTGCTCCTGCACAACACAGGAAGAGATCAATGAGCATCACAACCTGCTCCTGCACAACACAGGAAGAGATTAATGAGCATCACATCCTGCAAAACACATGAAGAGATTAATGAGCATCCCTGCACAACACAGAAGAGATCAATGAGCATCACATCCTGCACCTGCATCACATCCTGCACAACACATGAAGAGATTAATGAGCATCACATCCTGCACAACACATGAAGAGATTAATGAGCATCACATCCTGCACAACACATGAAGAGATTAATGAGCATCACATCCTGCACAACACATGAAGAGATTAATGAGCATCACATCCTGCACAACACATGAAGAGATTAATGAGCATCACATCCTGCACAACACATGAAGAGATTAATGAGCATCACATCCTGCACAACACATGAAGAGATTAATGAGCATCACATCCTGCACAACACATGAAGAGATTAATGAGCATCACATCCTGCACAACACATGAAGAGATTAATGAGCagaggtaaaaaaaagaaaaaaaaagtatgtacatatatttttttaagttacCCAAGTAAGTGGACCAAATTATATACTCATTTACTTTTCATTACAAGCACAATTACTATCTGCTGCCTGAAATGGACCCCTGACAACCCAACCTGGAGAATCACCTGTTCCCTCTGCAGTACTgcatccttctccatctctctcctcagtaGGGTGAGTCTCTCCTCCAGCAGGCCAGACACCCACAGCCCCATGCCGTCTCTGTCCGCCTGGGTGTCCAGCTGCTCTCGTAGAGAATGGTAGAGACCCAGCACTTCtccgtgctgctgctcctgcctctggcctcctccctccaccttctcccacAGTTGGGCCAGCCTCTGCTCCAACTGGGCCAGACGCTCAGAGTCCACAGACACGGCCACACTGCCTGGCTGTTCATATACAGGGGAGGGGGATAGGGGTCAGGTCAGCTATACAGAGTATCAGACCTTATCCATAGAATTGGAATGTCTTAAGGAAGCTGACTGGTTGATTGAATTATGTGCATCAACACCCCTGCTACCTGTGAGACagctggtggtagtggtggtggagtcaTGGTGGACTGCCCGTCTTTGGTCTGGGCTTGGGCAGAGGTGAAACTGAGGGTGTAGGCCGTCCTCCACTCAGTGACGTTAACGGCAGGCAATACAGATAGCAGGCTGGATGGACCCCAGTGCCACAGAGCTGGGAGAACATCGAGAACGGAAGATTTAGGAGACGGAAGAGGTCACAGTGGGTGATTGTTCAGTACTATGGATAACCAGCATGAGAGCGGTGCTACTCACCCAGGAGGATGAGGAATGGGAGCAAAATCAACAGGAGTTTGAGGAGCTTGGCAGGGTAACTACGACAACAGAAAAACACTTGTTAGTGTGATCACATATTATGGAGCTCCAGCCACTACCACATACAGGTGACTAGCAAAATAACGGAAACACTACATTTTATGGTGGCGTTTCCTTTATTTGGGCAGTTACCGGTTCCTTGAGTATTACTCTCAGGCCCAAGAGACTCACCGTGTCAAGACAAAGACATTGAGCAGAGAGATAAGGGTAACCAGATGGTACCATCCAGTCCCAAGCCACCAGAAGACCCCCGTCGCTGCCTTGCCTgtacacacaaagacagacagggagCAGATTAGTGAGCGTTCTTCAGGAGGCGGGAGGGGTAGATGAGGCACGTCCACACAGCACTAAGGATTAGAGAATCAAGTACATTCCCCAGATGAGGTAAGAGACGAGGACATAAATGCAGTGCAACAGGTTGCGGGGTTAGTTACAGACAGAGGTGATAAAGAAGGCCGAGCAAAAAAAGTGTTCTCTGTCAGCGTAGATGCACAGTACAGCAGAGAGGAGCCTTTTTTTAAGGAGAGCACAGCTTTAGCAAATCGCACGACTCCATCAAACTCCTGTACAGTGTGACAAATCGCTCCCATTCTTGGCGCCAACTTTAAAATGCCCAGAGAGACGGAAGCAGCAGGCAGAGGGGGGGTATCAGTTCTGCAGACAGTCTCTGCAGTTTCCTAGCCTAACGCATAGAGCAGTGAATTAGAAATGATGAGACGCAAAAGAAACGGCAGCTAGTCATCTTAAATGGGAAAAGGTTAGAGAGATAGATCTACTCCAAGCCACCATTCTAAATGGGTTTCACGTTAGGTAGGCAGACACACAAACTAGCCATGGGGAGACTAGGACTAGGAGGTATCATGCAGGGGTGTATCTGGAGGCTGGTTACACACGGGAAAATTATGACCTGGGGACCTAACTGCCAACCAGGGAACCGACAGCATCCTCCTCATCACGGCCCAGACAGCTGAGCCTGCCTCCTGCCCAACCCACAACACACTTGAGCCTGGGGACCAAAACATAACTTCATCTACTTACATACAACAGTAAAATAAGGACTAAATGTAGAACTTGTTCCAAGTATATCAGGATGGGCCAGAGTTTGCTGGATTAATAGGTAACCTGTGTAAACCGCGGTGAGCCACAGTGCTCCCAACACGTGGTgtgaccgggaggcccatgtGGTGTAGGTTGCGTGTGTCTCCGCGTGCTGCTTCCGTTTGCAGTCATCACCTATTAGCATCAGCAGGGTGGGTGAGCAGCAAAGGCAGAAAATAAaacatgaaaataaaaatgttttgagagagacagaggcaggctaaaaaggcaggtagcctagcggttaaaagCTCTTGGCCAATAACCAAAAGGTCGATGGTACGAATCCCCGTGCCAGCAAGGttgaaaaatctgccgttcttcccttgagcaagacatttaacctcccaacaacaacaacaactattcCCCAACGTCGATTAAGGCAACACCTCTCtgattgaatgcattcagttgtgcaactgacatTTCCTCTACCAAGAGTACACTAACAAGAAGTACGTGGCAGGTGTGTGTAGTCACAAAGGTTATGAGAAGAGTTCCATGACAAATCATACCAAGTCACATTATTCTATTATTCACAAAAAACACATCGTCTTGTAGTACATAGTCAAGGGTTCATGCACAAACAACTATATCGGTGTGGAGGTCAGTTACTCACACAGAGAGCCAATCGGATTCATGTGCTTCCCGTCAGTCCCCAACTCCTTTACATGCATGCTTCCGCAGTAGCTGGAGAGAGCTGCAACCAATAAGAAATAAAATCAGATAAAAACTAGCACAACTACATATCGATGGAGcatccctctttcccttccttCACCTGAGCGCAGAGCGAGAGAGCAAATTTGCATGTCACCAGGGCAATAGCCAAAGCGAAGGTAGCCCATTTGTTTGGGAGATCTGTGGGGTAAAAGTGCCATACAAACACCCAAAAAGGAAGGTGGAGTGATGTTAAAAGGAGTGAGAAAGCTGTAGGCAGGAAAAGCTGTGGTAGTGTCAGCCTCTGTCCCCATGTTGAGAAAGATAGAGGACAGTACAGAAGCAGGTGACGAGAAGTTTTAGGTTAGTCAGTCAGCAGTGAGAACCACCATGGTCATTCACACAGCCACTGCAACCTCCAGTGTTAGTGCAGATTCAGTACAGTGCAAGAGATTAGTGGACTGCAACCAGGGGTATTCCTAACATCAAGTTTCAACCAGTGATAACTAAGCACAGTCCCATGCAAATCATGCAACACCTGATTTGTGGATGCCCAACCCCGATGAATAATCGTTCAGCCTCTTtagcactctagcgactccttgtggcgggccgggtgcctgcaggctgaccatgtcgtcagttgaacggtgtttcctccaacacgttGGTTCGGCTGGCAGGTTAAGCGAgcaggtgttaagaagcacggtttggcgggtcatgttttcggaggatgcatgactcgaccGTTGCCCGTTAGGGAGATGacgagacaagatcgtaatcacaaaattggggagaaaaaggggccaaATAATCCAGATTGCATGATTATGTTGAGCTTTAGCAAAGCATTGTCAGATTTCCTGACAGCCTATGCAAATCATGTGGTGGTAGCCTATCTCAGCACTACACCGCTGTTAAGAGTGCAGGAAAAAGTTGAGACCCACCTAAAACGATGAATTATCCGTTATCCGCATTATTTATGACACAAAAGTGGGATGCTGCAAGgcagatatgagagagagagtgaaaggcaATGCTGGCGCTGTAAAGACAGCAAGAAGCCGAGCCGGCGCAGAAGCTGATACCTTCACCATTCTTGTGTGTCCTCATCAGTACACTCTTTAAGAGCAGCGAGAAGACGTATGccacagaggctgctgccctcCTGCTCACACGCACACAGGTGTCCGAGACGGACACCAGCAGACCTGAATCAAACCAATTCAACTTGATTGAAAATGCACAAAATCACAATGAATGTCAAATGTAAGAAAATGAAAATTGACACAGTCATGCATCAgcaatgacaacaacaacaaccaaaacaCTGTGGATGATATGCCTTCAAATGGAATGGAAAGGGAAAACACTCCCAGATACAACACATGCAGTACTGAGCGCATACATATTATAGTACTTGGCTCTCACCCGTTTTGTGCTTGCGGCTCTTGTCCCTGGCGTAGACCGTGGAGGGAGGGGACGTACAGGGGGCTGTCAGGGCCTGGTAGCTGGTGGCAGAGCAGGCACCAGTGGAGGACAAGGAGTAGGTGCTTAGAGCCTCATGTCTGTCCGAGGGGAGAGGGAAGTCCTTACAGAAGCTACCGTTCACCATGGAGGTCTGGGTCTGTACAGAGTTAATGTCTCCGTTGGTCCTACACATACTGTGGTCTACCGCCATGGTCCGCTCTGTAACGCACAGACAGATTTGATAATGAAACAcaaaattagccttttaaaaaggAATCCATTCAAAACACTAATGTCTCAGGCATGACAAGTAATTGTGATCGATAAGGTCGGAAAAAAGAAGACCTTTATCTTCAGAAGCTTCATCCAAACCCCAGAAGCTGCCGACCAGCGTGCGCTCCTGGATGCACGACTCGTCCAGCATGGAGGCGTCACTGGCGGTCACGCTGCTGTTGTGCTGCCGGGAGCCATGCTGGCTCTTACGGGGCGTGGTGCAGAGCAGAGACTGGGTGCAGGAGACAGAGTGCTGCTGAGACCTCCTGCTCTTCAACCCcctgggagagggagaagtgaaCAGTCAGATTAGACATGGAAACCATTTGTTGTAACACGCAGGCCCAAATCCATAGAAGGAACCCCAGGGCAGCAGCAGCATCACTTACTTGGACTCTCTGCGACTGGCTCCTCCTGCGCTGAAGGAGGCACCGTGGTACACATTGTGGTTCAGATTAGAGTCGAGGCTGTCGTCGCCATAGAGACCAGTGATAGTGTGCAGACGCAGGCTCCGCCGAGACATCCTGGGAGACTCGAAAACACTGGAGTGATCATGTGCTCCTTCTCAAAGTCCAGGGCTGTTGTTAAGAAGCTGGAGCTGGGAAAACAAGGACGAAAACAAGGACGAGAAGACAGGAATGCATTTAGATGAAAATtcatataatattattattttctAAGCAACAGTAAATAATTTGATTGGCAACATCAATGATTCTAATTCTAAAATCATACGTCACGCAAAAATACCAAAATTACATCTGAGTATTTAACTTCCTCTTCTTCTAGCATGCAAACAAAGCATGGAAGGCGCAATTGTTCCCCAATGGCAGCAAACATTTTACCGTAATGGCACGGTCACCCTTTGCTAGTAGTGCAAAGCTTAAGTTGAGAGGCTGCGGTTGTTCTATTCCCCTGTAACCACACAGGGCTGGTTTGACAGGAAATGAGCACTGATGCTCCCCCATCACAGTAAAGAACACAGGAAGAGAAATGAGGCCACATGATGGGGCCTTCTCTAAACATGGTGATATTACAGCAAGAGTTGGGGACCTACATCTACTGGCATCTGCTATAGACACACTTCTCCCATATTTCTTGCCCAGAGTTGGCCCAGATTTCAACAGAGACGAGTTATGCTCAACATAGCCATACCAAGAAAACTGTTGCTGCCATCTCTCAAGGAACAATCCCGGCATTCATATTGTTCGCCTTTGAAACCGTTTCTAAATCTGTACACGCGACTGAAACGATCATTGGGCAGACTGAAGTCCCTGTTGGGAATAGCACAACGGCAGTACAACGGAACGGTAACTTTCCATATAACAATGCATGACAGGCTATTACAGCCTGAAACCTAATCTCtataataaaacacacacacacagagcaaacaGGAGTAACCCTGCCTGCTGTCTAAAAATAGGCAAGCGCACAGACAAAGAACATAATGAAAGAGGATGATACATACAGATCCCCCCCCCACGTCACCCAGCTCACCAGAGTCCACCTCTCGTCACCATCGCTCATCCCAGAGAAAAGCAGACAAACATCACAGACACTCACCCAGACACTCACGCGAGACAGGAGATTAGGTAGCTTAACACTACTTAATACTGTATGTAGCCAATGCTTCGTGTTTACTTCCTGTTGCCAGCGATAGACAAGCCTATTAGAGATTCAACTCCCCTCCCTtatcctctcctcccgtctctaCAAAACAATGACACCAATCCATGAATTATGCACTTTGACATGAGTGATGTCAGTCCTTAGGTGCAACTGACTGTACAACAAAAAGGAGActtgttaaattaaaaaaaaaaaagttacatattgggATGTTATTTTTGATGATATATTGtattgcaatattatttttgcactAGTGGTCTTACCTGCACCAAAACGCCATAATTTTTTCCTCCATAACTTTTTCTAAAATAGAGAGccaatttgtttaacacttatttccatgactgatcaaaactcattCTCATGGCTGCCTCATGTTGCTCTGCAGCAGACATGGTGAGTAACATGTTTGGAACATGATCGAATCGCAATACAcatcgtatcggcacctaagtatcgtatcgtgaggtccctggcaattcccagtgTCCATATCAGTGTCACAGAGCTAATATCGAATATGATTTCATAAACGAAAGGAGAAACTCTCCAGGGCCCTTGCCCATGTAAAGAACCCAACAAAGCACCCTGCTCTCCGGTTCTTTCCCTCCAGGTCTTTCCATTCATGTCCTAAATTAAACCGACAGGATTACAGATGGCCTTGGCAGAGCCAATTATGTGCTTTCCGCTGCTTTGTCTGTTGCTCCTCCTGCCCCCTGCTAGGGGCGCTCTATGCCCCTCCGTGGGACAGCAGTGAGTCCTCAACAGTCTCACCCAAATCCCCAGTCTGGGCCAGGGGAGCCAGACCCAGGACAGCTGCAGTGAGACCAGGCTTTTTTAGTTCAGACTAGAGTAGAGGTCTTCTCGGCTCCAAAAAAGTTGCACGCGGACAGACCCCGGGACAATCAGACCCAGACGGACCCGACGACAACAAGACCTAGACCCGATCCGTACCCTAATGGACCAGTGccaaaacattataataataaatgcTCCCTGTTCAAGAATAGGTCTTTATATATGTTGGCTCGACCTTCTATAAGTCAATTCATAGGCTACGCAGAGCAGTGGTCAGGTCCATTCGGCTGTAGTTGCAGAGACCCAATGACAAACAAACATGACCCGACACTGAGGGAAAAGTTTTCATTTTGGACCTGGACCCGTGAACACCTCTGAAACAGACATTCAATCATGACATATAACGGTTACTCGACTCCATACACACTAATAATAAtttgatattaaactgattattgCAGTTGTCATGTAAACTTCATGACAACTTCTGCTTATTAAGTTCAAACTCTAAATAAGCCGTTTAAATCGGAGTTCCAGCGCTGGCGCCAGTCTCCCTCTTCTCCGCCAGCCGCCCCCTCTTCTCCGCCAGTCTCCCTCTTCTCCGCCAGCCCCCCCTATTCTCCGCCAGCCCCCCCTATTCTCCGCGAGTGAAGGGAGTTCGGAAAAACTGAAATTATGCCTTTTACAAATACTTTTCACATATAGGGTTCCAAAAATAACATGGTGGCTGTGGTAGAACGTATATTTTGATTGGCAATTTCCTTaaaatcaaactattatatttCTGATGATTCACAATATTGATCGTGTGCATGTAACAGTACACTGTGATACAAATAATCAACCGCAGGACTCCGGAAAAACAGAAACTGCTATGTAGACAGAATAACTCAATGCCATTATCATTGCCTGACACACTTAATTCTTCCGTTGCTCTATAATTCACTACATACTTCAGTCTGCCATAATCTAAAAATTGTTTGTTTTGTACAAGCAGgattgtacaaaacaaagtaatCAGCGATTGGATCAGTAACCAGTATCAAAAGGCAATGACAATTTCAAAACGTTGCTTTACCCACGTGTGTTCTGGTTCTGGCCCAAACCATCAGTTTCTGGACCCAATCAGACGGTTCGAATGCGTTCTATAAGGGTCCGGGGGTGGAGTCAAATTGCGGTGAAGAAACAAACGAGCGTTTCGCCGCAGCAATGAGTCTGGGTAACCAGGCAACCATTCTTGGTCTATCACAAATTTTAGGGTTAATCGATGGCCCAACTCCCGAAAATGCTAAATAGAGCTTAAGGGCCGATACCAGTATCGCGATACTTGTTAGTATcctggcaaggaaacaaaacacaaagcagaTTTCACTTATTTTGGAAAGCAGCCCTCATGTTGGAAGAAAcatgtctaatttattgtccaagcTATAGTGCACAATATTTTTCATATAACAGTTTGTTTAAAGGACCGAAGAGTTAACCTCATCTCACCACACAGGTCTACATTTATTTCCAAAAGCATGTCTATAATGAAGTATGCCCAACTGTTGTCTGAGAAGCTCGTAAAGCATATGAGGAGGTTATATCAGGTCTTACTCTTCACATAAGAAAAAGACCAATAAAGAATGAGAAATACAATTACAGAATTCACAACTAAGAAAGAAAACGCAGATTAAATAGAAATGTCGACACCCTTCAACAGTTGAACAAGTTGAAGCTTGAATTATAGCATAATAAAAAACACCTGGTCTGCAGAGATAGCTGCCCTGAAATCCAAACAATGCTGAGCAAGGTGAAATTGTGGGGAAAATGCTTGCTTGGCAAATTCGGAAAGAGGACCAGGAATGTACCATCTACAGCATTAAAAACCCCAATGGAATTTCTGAAATtaactcagtctttaaaacatttGATCAAACCGTATCAATCTGAAAGTTCAAAGAGAGACAAATTCACTAATAAGCCCAAATGTACAAATTATAACTGAATCAGAGAAAAATTGTATGATAGGGAAATGTTTCCCTAAGTGAGCTGGTGGGGGCGATAGACTACAAAATGGGAAATCTCCTGGTGATTGATTCCCAGTGAAATTTTACAGACACTTTCATCCCAAATCACTAAAGCCTGTTACATATGCTAACAGCAACTCTAGAGAAAAACGTTCTGACTGTTTGGCTTCAAATCACCTAACTTCAAAAAAGATAGATAAGGATGGATTGTCATTGCGGAACCTTCCGCCCAGTATAATTTTTGAATGTGGATTATAAATAAATTGTAGGCATTGGCATTTCGCATAGAAatagtacactgaacaaaaataaaacaacatgtggtgttggtcccatgtttcatgagctgaaataaaatacatttttacacaAAGCTTATTTTGCTCAAATTTGatttgttagtgagcatttctcctttgccaatataattcatccatctgacaggtgtggtatatcaagaagctgaataaacagcatgatcattacacaggtgcaccttgtgctagggacaataaaaggccattaaaatgtgtaattttgtcccaacacaatgccacagatgcctcaagttgagggagcgtgcaattggcatgctgactgcaggaatgtccaccagagctgttgccagagaatttaatgttaatttctctaccataagccgcctcacaaccacagaccttgtgtaaccacgccagcccagctCCACaaccagcttcttcacctgcaggtctcatctgagaccagccacacaggcagctgatgaaactgggttcgcacaaccaaatcatttctgcacaaactgtcagaacgtctcagggaagctcacctgcgtgctcgtcatcctcaccagggtcttgaactGACTGCAGATCGACattgtaactgacttcagtgggcaaatagtCACCTTCAAAtgtccactggcacactggagaagtagGTTCTTCACAGATTaattccagtttcaactgtacctggCAGATAGCATGTAAGGAGtcatgtgggtgagcggtttgctgatttcaatgttgtgaacagagtgccccatggtggggttatggtatgggcaggcataagctactgacaacgaacacaattgcattgaatcgatggcaattttaatgcacaaagataccgtgacgagatcctaagGCCCATTGTCGTATCATTtatccgctgccatcacctcatgtttcagcatgataatgcacagccccatgtcgcaaggatctgtacagaattcctggaagctgaaaatgtccccgttttttcatggcctgcatactcacccattgagcata contains:
- the LOC135505094 gene encoding SUN domain-containing protein 1-like isoform X4, whose product is MSRRSLRLHTITGLYGDDSLDSNLNHNVYHGASFSAGGASRRESKGLKSRRSQQHSVSCTQSLLCTTPRKSQHGSRQHNSSVTASDASMLDESCIQERTLVGSFWGLDEASEDKERTMAVDHSMCRTNGDINSVQTQTSMVNGSFCKDFPLPSDRHEALSTYSLSSTGACSATSYQALTAPCTSPPSTVYARDKSRKHKTGLLVSVSDTCVRVSRRAAASVAYVFSLLLKSVLMRTHKNGEALSSYCGSMHVKELGTDGKHMNPIGSLCDDCKRKQHAETHATYTTWASRSHHVLGALWLTAVYTGKAATGVFWWLGTGWYHLVTLISLLNVFVLTRYPAKLLKLLLILLPFLILLALWHWGPSSLLSVLPAVNVTEWRTAYTLSFTSAQAQTKDGQSTMTPPPLPPAVSQPGSVAVSVDSERLAQLEQRLAQLWEKVEGGGQRQEQQHGEVLGLYHSLREQLDTQADRDGMGLWVSGLLEERLTLLRREMEKDAVLQREQEQVVVQQQGQESRLAQLEVLLQTLAAKTEEVQRRQVETASATPVPAPVSESHDALLAEVQRLEAALGSIRQDLQGVMGCQGMGDRLDQLHDMVSEQVSEQVRRELWILFYGSEQAGDSKPGEKELPESLMQWLSERYVSGADLQASLASLELSILQNVSLQLEENRARQEMLSTETVSQTVMHTVGAGMSEEHVQLMVKNALKLYSQDRTGLVDYALESGGGNILGTRCSETFETKTALMSLFGLPLWYFSQSPRVVIQPDVHPGNCWAFQGSHGYLVMRLSMRIVPSAFSLEHIPKDLSPTGNIDSAPRQFNVYGLDDEYQEEGKLLGSYTYQEDGDALQTYPVTEENDIAYQTIEVRVLSNWGHTEYTCLYRFRVHGQPSIN
- the LOC135505094 gene encoding SUN domain-containing protein 1-like isoform X2, which produces MSRRSLRLHTITGLYGDDSLDSNLNHNVYHGASFSAGGASRRESKGLKSRRSQQHSVSCTQSLLCTTPRKSQHGSRQHNSSVTASDASMLDESCIQERTLVGSFWGLDEASEDKERTMAVDHSMCRTNGDINSVQTQTSMVNGSFCKDFPLPSDRHEALSTYSLSSTGACSATSYQALTAPCTSPPSTVYARDKSRKHKTGLLVSVSDTCVRVSRRAAASVAYVFSLLLKSVLMRTHKNGEALSSYCGSMHVKELGTDGKHMNPIGSLCDDCKRKQHAETHATYTTWASRSHHVLGALWLTAVYTGSSVLWVGQEAGSAVWAVMRRMLSVPWLAVRSPGKAATGVFWWLGTGWYHLVTLISLLNVFVLTRYPAKLLKLLLILLPFLILLALWHWGPSSLLSVLPAVNVTEWRTAYTLSFTSAQAQTKDGQSTMTPPPLPPAVSQPGSVAVSVDSERLAQLEQRLAQLWEKVEGGGQRQEQQHGEVLGLYHSLREQLDTQADRDGMGLWVSGLLEERLTLLRREMEKDAVLQREQVVVQQQGQESRLAQLEVLLQTLAAKTEEVQRRQVETASATPVPAPVSESHDALLAEVQRLEAALGSIRQDLQGVMGCQGMGDRLDQLHDMVSEQVSEQVRRELWILFYGSEQAGDSKPGEKELPESLMQWLSERYVSGADLQASLASLELSILQNVSLQLEENRARQEMLSTETVSQTVMHTVGAGMSEEHVQLMVKNALKLYSQDRTGLVDYALESGGGNILGTRCSETFETKTALMSLFGLPLWYFSQSPRVVIQPDVHPGNCWAFQGSHGYLVMRLSMRIVPSAFSLEHIPKDLSPTGNIDSAPRQFNVYGLDDEYQEEGKLLGSYTYQEDGDALQTYPVTEENDIAYQTIEVRVLSNWGHTEYTCLYRFRVHGQPSIN